One genomic segment of Oreochromis aureus strain Israel breed Guangdong linkage group 9, ZZ_aureus, whole genome shotgun sequence includes these proteins:
- the slc4a2b gene encoding anion exchange protein 2b isoform X3, translated as MSEPEAPAASSLHGSLRPEEEDDGDLNKALGVQRFQQILRPAAAVPDKEHHIYHEEDIEYHRHSSHHIHRPLSKLPSDVRRRKGSKKKRKDKDHKSSQPPCSVPIEEGEDEEEEEEEGTELNSVLSERSESERSKDVEFFVSEDDHASKSVKESPHSVRKLDIVPQSGVGGEHEDATSTDKLPSSEPSSPTAQSVPAEHTPLTRVSSASRSYDLTERRRTGNMTGAEQAKYQRIPTDESEAQTLASADLDGIKSHRFEDVPGMRRHLVRKSTKNQVVHIGKDHKEPTTRSRKQDRTPHEVFVELNELTMDKNQEMQWKETARWIKFEEDVEEETDRWGKPHVASLSFRSLLELRKTISHGAVLLDLDQKTLPGIAHQVVEQMIISDQIKAEDRANVLRALLLKHSHPSDEKEHSSHFPRNISAASLGSLIAHHHSGNHTNQTEPSVTDPLMGTVRGTGDTDTHIDMEKNEVQREPSIGPGMHRSKSKHELKLLEKIPENAEATVVLVGSVDFLEQPTMAFVRLQEAVELESVLEVPVPVRFLFVLLGPATTSMDYHQIGRSISTLMSDKQFHEAAYLADDRQDLLNAINSFLDCSIVLPPSEVGGDELLRSVARFQREMLRKREELEVKLMAKEPKSLEEKEALLEPLKKSDDPLERTGRPFGGLIRDVRRRYPKYVSDFKDALNSQCMAAVIFIYFAALSPAITFGGLLGEKTNGLIGVSELIVSTSVQGVIFCLLGAQPLLVVGFSGPLLVFEEAFYSFCTSNDIEYLTGRVWIGFWLIIIVVTIVAFEGSFLVRFVSRFTQEIFSFLISLIFICETFIKLGRIFKEHPLKRCSLNNGTDADALVENVTLMMNSSSQPATEKVSGEPNTALLSLVLMAGTFFIAFYLRKFKNSAFFPGRFRRIIGDFGVPIAILIMVLVDYSIEDTFTQKLSVPSGFSVTNSDKRGWFISPLGSNGEFPIWMMFACCLPALLVFILIFMETQITTLIVSKKERMLVKGSGFHLDLLLIVVLGGTSALFGLPWMAAATVRSVTHVNALTVMSKAVAPGDKPRIQEVKEQRVTGLLVAILVGLSIVISDLLCQIPLAVLFGIFLYMGVMSLNGIQLTERMMLLLMPPKYHPDHTYVRKVRTLRMHLFTCIQLVCLAVLWSVMSTAASLAFPFVLILTVPVKMFVLRRVFTVREMACLDADDAEPKFDERECHDEYSEMQMPV; from the exons ATGAGCGAG CCAGAAGCTCCTGCTGCTTCATCACTACACGGGTCTCTGCGCCCAGAAGAGGAGGATGATGGGGACCTGAATAAAGCCTTGGGTGTCCAGCGCTTCCAGCAGATCCTcaggcctgctgctgctgtgcctgATAAGGAGCACCACATTTACCATGAAGAAGACATTGAAT ACCACCGACACTCCTCTCACCACATCCACCGGCCTCTGTCCAAACTGCCCTCTGACGTACGCAGGAGGAAGGGCAGcaagaaaaagaggaaggatAAAGATCACAAAAGCAGCCAACCTCCCTGCAGTGTCCCCATAGAGGAAGGAGAagatgaggaagaagaggaagaggaggggacGGAGCTAAATTCTGTTCTGTCAGAGCGATCTGAGTCAGAGAGATCCAAAGATGTGGAG TTCTTTGTTTCCGAAGATGACCATGCATCTAAAAGTGTCAAAGAGAGCCCACACTCGGTCCGAAAGCTCGACATCGTACCGCAGTCCGGTGTGGGAGGTGAACATGAAGATGCAACTTCCACAGA TAAACTGCCTTCATCTGAGCCCTCCAGCCCCACTGCCCAGTCAGTCCCAGCCGAGCACACGCCGCTGACCCGCGTCTCCTCCGCCAGCCGCAGTTACGACCTGACAGAGCGTCGACGCACGGGCAACATGACGGGTGCCGAGCAGGCCAAGTACCAGCGCATCCCCACTGATGAGAGCGAAGCTCAGACGCTGGCCTCTGCTGACCTGGACGGCATCAAGA GTCATCGCTTTGAAGATGTTCCTGGCATGCGCCGACACCTGGTCCGGAAGAGCACCAAGAACCAAGTGGTGCACATCGGGAAGGACCACAAGGAGCCGACCACTCGCAGTCGCAAGCAGGATCGCACCCCCCATGAG GTGTTTGTGGAGCTGAACGAGCTGACAATGGACAAGAACCAGGAGATGCAGTGGAAGGAGACAGCTCGTTGGATCAAGTTTGAGGAAGATGTTGAAGAGGAGACGGACCGCTGGGGGAAGCCTCACGTCGCTTCGCTGTCTTTCCGCAGTTTGCTGGAACTCAGAAAGACCATCTCCCACG GTGCGGTGCTGCTGGACCTGGACCAGAAGACCCTGCCTGGCATCGCCCACCAGGTGGTGGAACAGATGATTATTTCTGACCAGATCAAAGCTGAGGACCGGGCCAACGTCCTCAGAGCCCTGCTGCTCAAACACAG TCACCCGAGCGATGAGAAGGAGCACAGTAGCCATTTCCCCAGGAACATCTCCGCAGCCAGCCTCGGCAGTCTGATAGCGCATCACCACAGTGGCAACCACACCAACCAGACAGAGCCGTCAGTGACCGACCCCCTCATGGGCACAGTTCGCGGTACGGGGGACACAGACACGCACATCGACATGGAGAAGAATGAAGTGCAG AGAGAGCCGAGCATCGGACCTGGCATGCATCGGTCCAAGTCCAAACATGAACTGAAGCTGCTGGAGAAGATTCCTGAAAATGCCGAGGCTACAGTGGTCCTCGTAG GCAGCGTGGACTTCCTGGAGCAGCCCACCATGGCGTTTGTGCGGCTGCAAGAAGCGGTGGAGCTGGAGTCCGTCCTGGAAGTGCCAGTGCCGGTCAGATTCCTCTTTGTTCTGCTGGGACCCGCCACTACAAGCATGGACTACCACCAGATAGGACGTTCCATCTCCACCCTCATGTCTGACAAG CAATTCCACGAGGCGGCCTACCTGGCAGATGACAGGCAGGACCTGCTGAACGCCATCAACAGCTTCTTGGACTGTAGCATCGTGCTGCCGCCTTCAGAGGTGGGAGGTGACGAGCTGCTGCGCTCCGTCGCCCGCTTTCAGAGGGAGATGCTGCGGAAGAGGGAGGAACTGGAGGTCAAACTAATGGCCAAAGAGCCTAAAAGCCTTGAAGAAAAAG AGGCACTCCTCGAACCATTGAAAAAGTCAGACGACCCCTTAGAGCGTACTGGACGGCCTTTCGGTGGGCTGATACGAGATGTGCGGCGGCGTTACCCAAAGTATGTCAGCGACTTCAAGGATGCCCTGAACAGCCAGTGCATGGCCGCGGTTATCTTCATCTACTTCGCTGCCCTCTCTCCGGCCATAACGTTTGGAGGTCTGCTGG GTGAGAAGACAAACGGCCTGATCGGCGTCTCTGAGCTGATTGTGTCGACATCAGTGCAGGGGGTGATCTTCTGTCTGCTCGGGGCTCAGCCACTGCTGGTTGTGGGCTTCTCTGGACCTCTGCTGGTCTTTGAAGAAGCCTTTTACAGT TTCTGCACATCAAACGACATCGAGTACCTGACGGGCCGCGTCTGGATCGGCTTTTGGCTCATCATCATCGTGGTCACCATAGTGGCCTTTGAAGGCAGCTTCCTGGTGCGCTTCGTCTCCCGCTTCACCCAGGAAATCTTCTCCTTCCTCATCTCCCTCATCTTCATCTGCGAGACCTTCATCAAGCTTGGCAGG ATTTTCAAGGAGCACCCGCTGAAACGCTGTTCCCTCAACAACGGCACCGATGCAGACGCCTTGGTGGAAAACGTCACCCTCATGATGAACAGCAGCAGCCAGCCAGCGACGGAGAAGGTCAGCGGGGAACCAAACACGGCGCTGCTCTCTTTGGTTCTCATGGCGGGGACCTTTTTTATCGCTTTCTACCTGCGCAAATTCAAGAACAGCGCCTTCTTCCCTGGAAGG TTCCGCAGGATTATTGGAGACTTTGGGGTACCGATCGCCATTCTCATCATGGTGCTGGTGGATTACTCCATAGAAGAcacattcacacag AAACTGAGCGTCCCCAGTGGATTTTCAGTGACGAATTCCGACAAGCGCGGCTGGTTCATCAGTCCTCTCGGGTCAAATGGGGAATTCCCCATTTGGATGATGTTTGCCTGCTGCTTGCCTGCTCTGCTGGTTTTCATTCTTATCTTCATGGAGACTCAGATCACCAC GCTGATAGTCAGTAAAAAGGAGCGCATGCTTGTCAAAGGTTCTGGTTTCCATCTGGACCTGCTTCTGATCGTGGTGCTGGGCGGCACCTCAGCTCTGTTCGGCCTGCCATGGATGGCCGCTGCGACCGTTCGCTCGGTGACCCACGTCAACGCCCTCACTGTCATGAGTAAGGCCGTCGCTCCCGGAGACAAACCTCGCATCCAGGAGGTGAAGGAGCAGCGGGTCACCGGGCTTCTGGTTGCAATCTTAGTTG GCCTGTCGATCGTGATCAGCGACCTGCTGTGTCAGATCCCCCTCGCCGTGCTCTTCGGGATCTTCCTCTACATGGGAGTGATGTCGCTCAACGGTATCCAGCTAACGGAGCGGATGATGCTTCTGCTCATGCCACCAAAGTATCACCCTGATCACACCTACGTACGCAAG GTCCGCACGCTGCGCATGCATCTCTTCACCTGCATCCAGCTGGTGTGTTTGGCGGTGCTGTGGTCCGTTATGTCGACGGCGGCGTCTCTGGCTTTCCCCTTCGTCCTCATCCTCACAGTCCCCGTCAAGATGTTCGTTCTGCGACGAGTCTTCACTGTCAGAGAAATGGCATGC CTGGATGCTGACGACGCAGAGCCAAAGTTTGACGAGCGCGAGTGTCACGACGAGTACTCGGAGATGCAAATGCCGGTGTGA
- the slc4a2b gene encoding anion exchange protein 2b isoform X1, with product MSNPDAPSQVTDAVASVIHGPEAPAASSLHGSLRPEEEDDGDLNKALGVQRFQQILRPAAAVPDKEHHIYHEEDIEYHRHSSHHIHRPLSKLPSDVRRRKGSKKKRKDKDHKSSQPPCSVPIEEGEDEEEEEEEGTELNSVLSERSESERSKDVEFFVSEDDHASKSVKESPHSVRKLDIVPQSGVGGEHEDATSTDKLPSSEPSSPTAQSVPAEHTPLTRVSSASRSYDLTERRRTGNMTGAEQAKYQRIPTDESEAQTLASADLDGIKSHRFEDVPGMRRHLVRKSTKNQVVHIGKDHKEPTTRSRKQDRTPHEVFVELNELTMDKNQEMQWKETARWIKFEEDVEEETDRWGKPHVASLSFRSLLELRKTISHGAVLLDLDQKTLPGIAHQVVEQMIISDQIKAEDRANVLRALLLKHSHPSDEKEHSSHFPRNISAASLGSLIAHHHSGNHTNQTEPSVTDPLMGTVRGTGDTDTHIDMEKNEVQREPSIGPGMHRSKSKHELKLLEKIPENAEATVVLVGSVDFLEQPTMAFVRLQEAVELESVLEVPVPVRFLFVLLGPATTSMDYHQIGRSISTLMSDKQFHEAAYLADDRQDLLNAINSFLDCSIVLPPSEVGGDELLRSVARFQREMLRKREELEVKLMAKEPKSLEEKEALLEPLKKSDDPLERTGRPFGGLIRDVRRRYPKYVSDFKDALNSQCMAAVIFIYFAALSPAITFGGLLGEKTNGLIGVSELIVSTSVQGVIFCLLGAQPLLVVGFSGPLLVFEEAFYSFCTSNDIEYLTGRVWIGFWLIIIVVTIVAFEGSFLVRFVSRFTQEIFSFLISLIFICETFIKLGRIFKEHPLKRCSLNNGTDADALVENVTLMMNSSSQPATEKVSGEPNTALLSLVLMAGTFFIAFYLRKFKNSAFFPGRFRRIIGDFGVPIAILIMVLVDYSIEDTFTQKLSVPSGFSVTNSDKRGWFISPLGSNGEFPIWMMFACCLPALLVFILIFMETQITTLIVSKKERMLVKGSGFHLDLLLIVVLGGTSALFGLPWMAAATVRSVTHVNALTVMSKAVAPGDKPRIQEVKEQRVTGLLVAILVGLSIVISDLLCQIPLAVLFGIFLYMGVMSLNGIQLTERMMLLLMPPKYHPDHTYVRKVRTLRMHLFTCIQLVCLAVLWSVMSTAASLAFPFVLILTVPVKMFVLRRVFTVREMACLDADDAEPKFDERECHDEYSEMQMPV from the exons CCAGAAGCTCCTGCTGCTTCATCACTACACGGGTCTCTGCGCCCAGAAGAGGAGGATGATGGGGACCTGAATAAAGCCTTGGGTGTCCAGCGCTTCCAGCAGATCCTcaggcctgctgctgctgtgcctgATAAGGAGCACCACATTTACCATGAAGAAGACATTGAAT ACCACCGACACTCCTCTCACCACATCCACCGGCCTCTGTCCAAACTGCCCTCTGACGTACGCAGGAGGAAGGGCAGcaagaaaaagaggaaggatAAAGATCACAAAAGCAGCCAACCTCCCTGCAGTGTCCCCATAGAGGAAGGAGAagatgaggaagaagaggaagaggaggggacGGAGCTAAATTCTGTTCTGTCAGAGCGATCTGAGTCAGAGAGATCCAAAGATGTGGAG TTCTTTGTTTCCGAAGATGACCATGCATCTAAAAGTGTCAAAGAGAGCCCACACTCGGTCCGAAAGCTCGACATCGTACCGCAGTCCGGTGTGGGAGGTGAACATGAAGATGCAACTTCCACAGA TAAACTGCCTTCATCTGAGCCCTCCAGCCCCACTGCCCAGTCAGTCCCAGCCGAGCACACGCCGCTGACCCGCGTCTCCTCCGCCAGCCGCAGTTACGACCTGACAGAGCGTCGACGCACGGGCAACATGACGGGTGCCGAGCAGGCCAAGTACCAGCGCATCCCCACTGATGAGAGCGAAGCTCAGACGCTGGCCTCTGCTGACCTGGACGGCATCAAGA GTCATCGCTTTGAAGATGTTCCTGGCATGCGCCGACACCTGGTCCGGAAGAGCACCAAGAACCAAGTGGTGCACATCGGGAAGGACCACAAGGAGCCGACCACTCGCAGTCGCAAGCAGGATCGCACCCCCCATGAG GTGTTTGTGGAGCTGAACGAGCTGACAATGGACAAGAACCAGGAGATGCAGTGGAAGGAGACAGCTCGTTGGATCAAGTTTGAGGAAGATGTTGAAGAGGAGACGGACCGCTGGGGGAAGCCTCACGTCGCTTCGCTGTCTTTCCGCAGTTTGCTGGAACTCAGAAAGACCATCTCCCACG GTGCGGTGCTGCTGGACCTGGACCAGAAGACCCTGCCTGGCATCGCCCACCAGGTGGTGGAACAGATGATTATTTCTGACCAGATCAAAGCTGAGGACCGGGCCAACGTCCTCAGAGCCCTGCTGCTCAAACACAG TCACCCGAGCGATGAGAAGGAGCACAGTAGCCATTTCCCCAGGAACATCTCCGCAGCCAGCCTCGGCAGTCTGATAGCGCATCACCACAGTGGCAACCACACCAACCAGACAGAGCCGTCAGTGACCGACCCCCTCATGGGCACAGTTCGCGGTACGGGGGACACAGACACGCACATCGACATGGAGAAGAATGAAGTGCAG AGAGAGCCGAGCATCGGACCTGGCATGCATCGGTCCAAGTCCAAACATGAACTGAAGCTGCTGGAGAAGATTCCTGAAAATGCCGAGGCTACAGTGGTCCTCGTAG GCAGCGTGGACTTCCTGGAGCAGCCCACCATGGCGTTTGTGCGGCTGCAAGAAGCGGTGGAGCTGGAGTCCGTCCTGGAAGTGCCAGTGCCGGTCAGATTCCTCTTTGTTCTGCTGGGACCCGCCACTACAAGCATGGACTACCACCAGATAGGACGTTCCATCTCCACCCTCATGTCTGACAAG CAATTCCACGAGGCGGCCTACCTGGCAGATGACAGGCAGGACCTGCTGAACGCCATCAACAGCTTCTTGGACTGTAGCATCGTGCTGCCGCCTTCAGAGGTGGGAGGTGACGAGCTGCTGCGCTCCGTCGCCCGCTTTCAGAGGGAGATGCTGCGGAAGAGGGAGGAACTGGAGGTCAAACTAATGGCCAAAGAGCCTAAAAGCCTTGAAGAAAAAG AGGCACTCCTCGAACCATTGAAAAAGTCAGACGACCCCTTAGAGCGTACTGGACGGCCTTTCGGTGGGCTGATACGAGATGTGCGGCGGCGTTACCCAAAGTATGTCAGCGACTTCAAGGATGCCCTGAACAGCCAGTGCATGGCCGCGGTTATCTTCATCTACTTCGCTGCCCTCTCTCCGGCCATAACGTTTGGAGGTCTGCTGG GTGAGAAGACAAACGGCCTGATCGGCGTCTCTGAGCTGATTGTGTCGACATCAGTGCAGGGGGTGATCTTCTGTCTGCTCGGGGCTCAGCCACTGCTGGTTGTGGGCTTCTCTGGACCTCTGCTGGTCTTTGAAGAAGCCTTTTACAGT TTCTGCACATCAAACGACATCGAGTACCTGACGGGCCGCGTCTGGATCGGCTTTTGGCTCATCATCATCGTGGTCACCATAGTGGCCTTTGAAGGCAGCTTCCTGGTGCGCTTCGTCTCCCGCTTCACCCAGGAAATCTTCTCCTTCCTCATCTCCCTCATCTTCATCTGCGAGACCTTCATCAAGCTTGGCAGG ATTTTCAAGGAGCACCCGCTGAAACGCTGTTCCCTCAACAACGGCACCGATGCAGACGCCTTGGTGGAAAACGTCACCCTCATGATGAACAGCAGCAGCCAGCCAGCGACGGAGAAGGTCAGCGGGGAACCAAACACGGCGCTGCTCTCTTTGGTTCTCATGGCGGGGACCTTTTTTATCGCTTTCTACCTGCGCAAATTCAAGAACAGCGCCTTCTTCCCTGGAAGG TTCCGCAGGATTATTGGAGACTTTGGGGTACCGATCGCCATTCTCATCATGGTGCTGGTGGATTACTCCATAGAAGAcacattcacacag AAACTGAGCGTCCCCAGTGGATTTTCAGTGACGAATTCCGACAAGCGCGGCTGGTTCATCAGTCCTCTCGGGTCAAATGGGGAATTCCCCATTTGGATGATGTTTGCCTGCTGCTTGCCTGCTCTGCTGGTTTTCATTCTTATCTTCATGGAGACTCAGATCACCAC GCTGATAGTCAGTAAAAAGGAGCGCATGCTTGTCAAAGGTTCTGGTTTCCATCTGGACCTGCTTCTGATCGTGGTGCTGGGCGGCACCTCAGCTCTGTTCGGCCTGCCATGGATGGCCGCTGCGACCGTTCGCTCGGTGACCCACGTCAACGCCCTCACTGTCATGAGTAAGGCCGTCGCTCCCGGAGACAAACCTCGCATCCAGGAGGTGAAGGAGCAGCGGGTCACCGGGCTTCTGGTTGCAATCTTAGTTG GCCTGTCGATCGTGATCAGCGACCTGCTGTGTCAGATCCCCCTCGCCGTGCTCTTCGGGATCTTCCTCTACATGGGAGTGATGTCGCTCAACGGTATCCAGCTAACGGAGCGGATGATGCTTCTGCTCATGCCACCAAAGTATCACCCTGATCACACCTACGTACGCAAG GTCCGCACGCTGCGCATGCATCTCTTCACCTGCATCCAGCTGGTGTGTTTGGCGGTGCTGTGGTCCGTTATGTCGACGGCGGCGTCTCTGGCTTTCCCCTTCGTCCTCATCCTCACAGTCCCCGTCAAGATGTTCGTTCTGCGACGAGTCTTCACTGTCAGAGAAATGGCATGC CTGGATGCTGACGACGCAGAGCCAAAGTTTGACGAGCGCGAGTGTCACGACGAGTACTCGGAGATGCAAATGCCGGTGTGA
- the slc4a2b gene encoding anion exchange protein 2b isoform X2 yields the protein MDFLYSYKPEAPAASSLHGSLRPEEEDDGDLNKALGVQRFQQILRPAAAVPDKEHHIYHEEDIEYHRHSSHHIHRPLSKLPSDVRRRKGSKKKRKDKDHKSSQPPCSVPIEEGEDEEEEEEEGTELNSVLSERSESERSKDVEFFVSEDDHASKSVKESPHSVRKLDIVPQSGVGGEHEDATSTDKLPSSEPSSPTAQSVPAEHTPLTRVSSASRSYDLTERRRTGNMTGAEQAKYQRIPTDESEAQTLASADLDGIKSHRFEDVPGMRRHLVRKSTKNQVVHIGKDHKEPTTRSRKQDRTPHEVFVELNELTMDKNQEMQWKETARWIKFEEDVEEETDRWGKPHVASLSFRSLLELRKTISHGAVLLDLDQKTLPGIAHQVVEQMIISDQIKAEDRANVLRALLLKHSHPSDEKEHSSHFPRNISAASLGSLIAHHHSGNHTNQTEPSVTDPLMGTVRGTGDTDTHIDMEKNEVQREPSIGPGMHRSKSKHELKLLEKIPENAEATVVLVGSVDFLEQPTMAFVRLQEAVELESVLEVPVPVRFLFVLLGPATTSMDYHQIGRSISTLMSDKQFHEAAYLADDRQDLLNAINSFLDCSIVLPPSEVGGDELLRSVARFQREMLRKREELEVKLMAKEPKSLEEKEALLEPLKKSDDPLERTGRPFGGLIRDVRRRYPKYVSDFKDALNSQCMAAVIFIYFAALSPAITFGGLLGEKTNGLIGVSELIVSTSVQGVIFCLLGAQPLLVVGFSGPLLVFEEAFYSFCTSNDIEYLTGRVWIGFWLIIIVVTIVAFEGSFLVRFVSRFTQEIFSFLISLIFICETFIKLGRIFKEHPLKRCSLNNGTDADALVENVTLMMNSSSQPATEKVSGEPNTALLSLVLMAGTFFIAFYLRKFKNSAFFPGRFRRIIGDFGVPIAILIMVLVDYSIEDTFTQKLSVPSGFSVTNSDKRGWFISPLGSNGEFPIWMMFACCLPALLVFILIFMETQITTLIVSKKERMLVKGSGFHLDLLLIVVLGGTSALFGLPWMAAATVRSVTHVNALTVMSKAVAPGDKPRIQEVKEQRVTGLLVAILVGLSIVISDLLCQIPLAVLFGIFLYMGVMSLNGIQLTERMMLLLMPPKYHPDHTYVRKVRTLRMHLFTCIQLVCLAVLWSVMSTAASLAFPFVLILTVPVKMFVLRRVFTVREMACLDADDAEPKFDERECHDEYSEMQMPV from the exons CCAGAAGCTCCTGCTGCTTCATCACTACACGGGTCTCTGCGCCCAGAAGAGGAGGATGATGGGGACCTGAATAAAGCCTTGGGTGTCCAGCGCTTCCAGCAGATCCTcaggcctgctgctgctgtgcctgATAAGGAGCACCACATTTACCATGAAGAAGACATTGAAT ACCACCGACACTCCTCTCACCACATCCACCGGCCTCTGTCCAAACTGCCCTCTGACGTACGCAGGAGGAAGGGCAGcaagaaaaagaggaaggatAAAGATCACAAAAGCAGCCAACCTCCCTGCAGTGTCCCCATAGAGGAAGGAGAagatgaggaagaagaggaagaggaggggacGGAGCTAAATTCTGTTCTGTCAGAGCGATCTGAGTCAGAGAGATCCAAAGATGTGGAG TTCTTTGTTTCCGAAGATGACCATGCATCTAAAAGTGTCAAAGAGAGCCCACACTCGGTCCGAAAGCTCGACATCGTACCGCAGTCCGGTGTGGGAGGTGAACATGAAGATGCAACTTCCACAGA TAAACTGCCTTCATCTGAGCCCTCCAGCCCCACTGCCCAGTCAGTCCCAGCCGAGCACACGCCGCTGACCCGCGTCTCCTCCGCCAGCCGCAGTTACGACCTGACAGAGCGTCGACGCACGGGCAACATGACGGGTGCCGAGCAGGCCAAGTACCAGCGCATCCCCACTGATGAGAGCGAAGCTCAGACGCTGGCCTCTGCTGACCTGGACGGCATCAAGA GTCATCGCTTTGAAGATGTTCCTGGCATGCGCCGACACCTGGTCCGGAAGAGCACCAAGAACCAAGTGGTGCACATCGGGAAGGACCACAAGGAGCCGACCACTCGCAGTCGCAAGCAGGATCGCACCCCCCATGAG GTGTTTGTGGAGCTGAACGAGCTGACAATGGACAAGAACCAGGAGATGCAGTGGAAGGAGACAGCTCGTTGGATCAAGTTTGAGGAAGATGTTGAAGAGGAGACGGACCGCTGGGGGAAGCCTCACGTCGCTTCGCTGTCTTTCCGCAGTTTGCTGGAACTCAGAAAGACCATCTCCCACG GTGCGGTGCTGCTGGACCTGGACCAGAAGACCCTGCCTGGCATCGCCCACCAGGTGGTGGAACAGATGATTATTTCTGACCAGATCAAAGCTGAGGACCGGGCCAACGTCCTCAGAGCCCTGCTGCTCAAACACAG TCACCCGAGCGATGAGAAGGAGCACAGTAGCCATTTCCCCAGGAACATCTCCGCAGCCAGCCTCGGCAGTCTGATAGCGCATCACCACAGTGGCAACCACACCAACCAGACAGAGCCGTCAGTGACCGACCCCCTCATGGGCACAGTTCGCGGTACGGGGGACACAGACACGCACATCGACATGGAGAAGAATGAAGTGCAG AGAGAGCCGAGCATCGGACCTGGCATGCATCGGTCCAAGTCCAAACATGAACTGAAGCTGCTGGAGAAGATTCCTGAAAATGCCGAGGCTACAGTGGTCCTCGTAG GCAGCGTGGACTTCCTGGAGCAGCCCACCATGGCGTTTGTGCGGCTGCAAGAAGCGGTGGAGCTGGAGTCCGTCCTGGAAGTGCCAGTGCCGGTCAGATTCCTCTTTGTTCTGCTGGGACCCGCCACTACAAGCATGGACTACCACCAGATAGGACGTTCCATCTCCACCCTCATGTCTGACAAG CAATTCCACGAGGCGGCCTACCTGGCAGATGACAGGCAGGACCTGCTGAACGCCATCAACAGCTTCTTGGACTGTAGCATCGTGCTGCCGCCTTCAGAGGTGGGAGGTGACGAGCTGCTGCGCTCCGTCGCCCGCTTTCAGAGGGAGATGCTGCGGAAGAGGGAGGAACTGGAGGTCAAACTAATGGCCAAAGAGCCTAAAAGCCTTGAAGAAAAAG AGGCACTCCTCGAACCATTGAAAAAGTCAGACGACCCCTTAGAGCGTACTGGACGGCCTTTCGGTGGGCTGATACGAGATGTGCGGCGGCGTTACCCAAAGTATGTCAGCGACTTCAAGGATGCCCTGAACAGCCAGTGCATGGCCGCGGTTATCTTCATCTACTTCGCTGCCCTCTCTCCGGCCATAACGTTTGGAGGTCTGCTGG GTGAGAAGACAAACGGCCTGATCGGCGTCTCTGAGCTGATTGTGTCGACATCAGTGCAGGGGGTGATCTTCTGTCTGCTCGGGGCTCAGCCACTGCTGGTTGTGGGCTTCTCTGGACCTCTGCTGGTCTTTGAAGAAGCCTTTTACAGT TTCTGCACATCAAACGACATCGAGTACCTGACGGGCCGCGTCTGGATCGGCTTTTGGCTCATCATCATCGTGGTCACCATAGTGGCCTTTGAAGGCAGCTTCCTGGTGCGCTTCGTCTCCCGCTTCACCCAGGAAATCTTCTCCTTCCTCATCTCCCTCATCTTCATCTGCGAGACCTTCATCAAGCTTGGCAGG ATTTTCAAGGAGCACCCGCTGAAACGCTGTTCCCTCAACAACGGCACCGATGCAGACGCCTTGGTGGAAAACGTCACCCTCATGATGAACAGCAGCAGCCAGCCAGCGACGGAGAAGGTCAGCGGGGAACCAAACACGGCGCTGCTCTCTTTGGTTCTCATGGCGGGGACCTTTTTTATCGCTTTCTACCTGCGCAAATTCAAGAACAGCGCCTTCTTCCCTGGAAGG TTCCGCAGGATTATTGGAGACTTTGGGGTACCGATCGCCATTCTCATCATGGTGCTGGTGGATTACTCCATAGAAGAcacattcacacag AAACTGAGCGTCCCCAGTGGATTTTCAGTGACGAATTCCGACAAGCGCGGCTGGTTCATCAGTCCTCTCGGGTCAAATGGGGAATTCCCCATTTGGATGATGTTTGCCTGCTGCTTGCCTGCTCTGCTGGTTTTCATTCTTATCTTCATGGAGACTCAGATCACCAC GCTGATAGTCAGTAAAAAGGAGCGCATGCTTGTCAAAGGTTCTGGTTTCCATCTGGACCTGCTTCTGATCGTGGTGCTGGGCGGCACCTCAGCTCTGTTCGGCCTGCCATGGATGGCCGCTGCGACCGTTCGCTCGGTGACCCACGTCAACGCCCTCACTGTCATGAGTAAGGCCGTCGCTCCCGGAGACAAACCTCGCATCCAGGAGGTGAAGGAGCAGCGGGTCACCGGGCTTCTGGTTGCAATCTTAGTTG GCCTGTCGATCGTGATCAGCGACCTGCTGTGTCAGATCCCCCTCGCCGTGCTCTTCGGGATCTTCCTCTACATGGGAGTGATGTCGCTCAACGGTATCCAGCTAACGGAGCGGATGATGCTTCTGCTCATGCCACCAAAGTATCACCCTGATCACACCTACGTACGCAAG GTCCGCACGCTGCGCATGCATCTCTTCACCTGCATCCAGCTGGTGTGTTTGGCGGTGCTGTGGTCCGTTATGTCGACGGCGGCGTCTCTGGCTTTCCCCTTCGTCCTCATCCTCACAGTCCCCGTCAAGATGTTCGTTCTGCGACGAGTCTTCACTGTCAGAGAAATGGCATGC CTGGATGCTGACGACGCAGAGCCAAAGTTTGACGAGCGCGAGTGTCACGACGAGTACTCGGAGATGCAAATGCCGGTGTGA